One stretch of Harmonia axyridis chromosome 1, icHarAxyr1.1, whole genome shotgun sequence DNA includes these proteins:
- the LOC123670768 gene encoding juvenile hormone esterase-like isoform X2 — MLNSEEKSGSEDCLYLNVYTPKLPSKNKNTVTFDLKPVMVFIHGGAFTSGSNSKFIFGPDYLIREDVVIVVINYRLGFLGFSHFKDKTLGVPGNAGLKDMVLALRWVKKNIKNFNGDPENVTIFGESAGAASVHLLVLSPMAKGLFHKAIAQSGCALNIWAQMENIVPRIAKALNMEGCDERTIFNRLKELPVEDLFAIQETFPDPWDVSIIRFIGFIIEDPNQEEEAFLSEHPMDILEKGEYNHVPIMMGYNSREGMLVHVNHKKLFKQLIPQLENSVPVNLGIKKGTALSMRIANQIMEYYFGDQDPDKCDIDLSYKLWSDNFFIKDIYRSAIAQADNNTKPVYLYEMTIESSLNLFKAFAGIKSPGVCHADDLFYLFKTQLNGEIEPDSIEDKAVRRFCRLWTNFARYGNPNSPHADPLLPVTWKTFSNRSKNYLEIGEELKAMTEPLMERMQFWEDVHKYRNISKSKL; from the exons CTGCCTTCAAAGAATAAGAATACAGTGACGTTTGACTTAAAACCAGTTATGGTTTTTATTCACGGTGGAGCTTTCACATCtggttcaaattcaaaattcatatttggtccTGATTATTTGATTCGTGAAGATGTAGTCATCGTAGTTATCAACTACAGGTTAGGATTCTTAG GATTCTCTCACTTCAAGGACAAAACATTAGGGGTACCAGGAAACGCAGGGCTGAAAGACATGGTATTAGCGTTACGATgggtaaaaaagaacataaaaaatttcaacggAGATCCAGAAAATGTAACCATATTTGGAGAGAGTGCGGGTGCAGCTTCAGTTCATTTACTAGTTTTATCTCCTATGGCGAAAG GTCTTTTCCATAAAGCAATAGCGCAAAGTGGTTGTGCGTTGAACATTTGGGCACAGATGGAGAATATCGTCCCCAGAATTGCCAAGGCTCTCAATATGGAAGGATGTGATGAAAGAACGATTTTTAATAGGTTGAAAGAATTACCTGTTGAAGATCTATTCGCAATCCAAGAAACATTTCCTGAT cCTTGGGATGTTAGTATAATACGTTTTATCGGATTTATAATAGAAGACCCAAATCAAGAAGAAGAGGCTTTCCTTTCAGAACATCCAATGGATATTTTAGAAAAGGGTGAATATAACCATGTTCCTATTATGATGGGCTATAACTCAAGGGAAGGAATGCTGGTACATGTAAACCACAAGAAATTGTTCAAGCAATTAATACCGCAACTTGAGAATTCAGTACCTGTCAACTTAGGTATCAAAAAAGGAACAGCGTTATCCATGAGAATAGCAAATCAAATTATGGAGTACTATTTTGGAGACCAAGATCCTGATAAATGTGATATCGATCTTTCCTACAAG TTATGGTCagacaattttttcatcaaagatATTTATAGATCTGCTATAGCACAGGCTGATAATAATACGAAACCTGTTTATCTGTATGAAATGACAATAGAATCatcattgaatttattcaaagcATTCGCTGGTATAAAATCACCAG GTGTTTGCCATGCTGACGACCTATTCTACCTCTTCAAAACACAACTAAACGGAGAAATAGAACCAGACAGTATAGAAGACAAAGCAGTGAGAAGATTTTGCAGGCTATGGACGAATTTTGCTCGATACGGAAATCCAAATTCACCTCATGCTGATCCTTTATTACCAGTCACGTGGAAAACCTTTTCAAACCGTtcgaaaaattatttggaaatcGGTGAGGAACTCAAAGCCATGACCGAACCTTTAATGGAAAGAATGCAATTTTGGGAAGATGTTCACAAATATAGAAACATTTCAAAATCTAAATTATGA